A genomic region of Micropterus dolomieu isolate WLL.071019.BEF.003 ecotype Adirondacks linkage group LG11, ASM2129224v1, whole genome shotgun sequence contains the following coding sequences:
- the LOC123979657 gene encoding uncharacterized protein LOC123979657 isoform X9 → MVRGCAFPNCANKMSRNTKHSFHRLPLSDMETLKLWLGVLQMDANTPVQTLRLEDHRVCSDHFDRDDYCQPKKRRSAIPKHFFLKKNAVPRPKGPAADGPQDRTGTASTTAFTVPHTATEDIPQIQHEDAAEHADSSDVSMSFGEMSQDPLDVSFSSQGTITSSSPESGSVLGSSNGETPGGWAERKWLVKDSKLMELFKRCPTCGCYVDAKTVAIHSSQVQPASYLSFSMHTEISMTKSYSTSFRKQHLERQQNTVVMPDVIALDFPITLCPLFMLSVRCHGFPSSSVDSHTCLLSAHPPAARLLVYYLMDLCPPASLPAHLSAFQPPLLNLSPPLLPSLFPPAVLKSLS, encoded by the exons ATGGTACGTGGCTGCGCATTTCCTAACTGTGCCAACAAAATGTCACGCAACACTAAGCACAGCTTTCACAGACTACCTCTGTCCGACATGGAAACGCTGAAGTTGTGGTTAGGTGTGCTACAAATGGATGCTAACACTCCTGTCCAGACGCTGCGGCTTGAAGACCATCGGGTCTGCAGTGACCACTTTGACCGGGATGACTACTGCCAGCCGAAGAAGAGAAGAAGTGCTATACCTAAGCACTTTTTCCTAAAGAAAAATGCTGTTCCAAGACCGAAGGGACCTGCTGCAGACGGACCGCAG GACCGGACTGGCACCGCCTCAACCACAGCTTTCACTGTCCCGCATACAGCCACTGAAGACATACCCCAA ATTCAACATGAAGATGCAGCGGAACATGCAGACAGCAGTGACGTCAGCATGAGCTTCGGGGAGATGTCTCAGGACCCGTTAGACGTCAGTTTTTCATCACAAGGCACCATCACGTCTTCCAGCCCGGAGTCTGGTTCTGTCTTAGGAAGCTCCAACGGAGAAACTCCAGGAGGATGGGCTGAAAGGAAGTGGCTGGTGAAAGATTCAAAGCTCATGGAACTTTTTAAAAGATGCCCCACGTGTGGCTGTTACGTTGATGCGAAAACAGTTGCTATACATTCCAGCCAAGT TCAACCTGCCTCGTACCTGTCCTTCAGCATGCATACAGAGATCAGCATGACAAAATCATACAGCACCTCCTTCAGGAAACAGCACCTGGAAAGGCAGCAGAACACTGTGGTGATGCCAGATGTGATAGCCCTG GATTTCCCCATCACTCTCTGTCCTTTGTTTATGTTGTCGGTGCGTTGTCATGGTTTCCCTTCCAGCTCTGTGGACTCACACACCTGCCTGCTATCAGCTCATCCTCCTGCAGCACGTCTTCTGGTATACTATCTTATG GATCTCTGCCCACCTGCGAGTCtacctgctcacctgtctgcttTCCAGCCTCCGCTCCTCAATCTCTCTCCTCCACTGCTGCCATCCCTCTTCCCCCCTGCAGTCCTCAAATCACTCTCATAG